DNA sequence from the Desulfatiglans sp. genome:
GCCCTTCGGGTGACCCCAAGGCCCCGAATGCGGCAAACAGTGATGAATCAAAGGCAACCACCTATACGACCCTGCCAGACCCCCTTGTTTTTTTGGATGGCTCCAGGGTGACCACCCCTGAACAGTGGGAAAAACGCAGAAAAGAGTTGTTTGAACTCTTTGACAAAGAGGTATATGGCAGGATACCGGCTAACATCCCCCCTGTAAAATGGGAAATAGTCGAAGAAAAGGCAACTACAGTTGAAGGTATACCTGTAATGGAAAGAGAGCTGAAAGGCCATGTGGATAATTCGAGCTATCCATCCATCACAGTTGATATACAGATGAAACTTACTACCCCTGCAAAGGCTAAAAATGTACCTGTAATAATCGAATTCGGGTGGATTGGCCCTATGTTTTTCAATATGCCTGATCCTCCAAAACCCACCTGGCAAGAACAACTTTTAAAAAAGGGATGGGGTTATGCCATACTTGTGCCTACAAGTATACAGGATGATTCTGGCTCAGGGCTTACAAAGGGGATAATAGGCCTGGTAAACAAAGGAAAACCAAGAAAACTTGATGACTGGGGTGCGCTCCGCGCCTGGGCATGGGGGGCTGGATGTGCAATCGACTATTTTGAAACAATAGATGATGTAGACGAAAAAAGGGTAGCTATAGAAGGGCTTTCTCGATACGGAAAGGCCGCCCTTGTGGCAATGGCCTATGAGCCGCGTATTGCAATTGGCTTTATAGGCTCATCAGGCGCAGGCGGGGCCAAAATATTAAGAAGAAATTTCGGTGAACAGGTTGAAAATCTTGCTGCTTCCGGTGAGTATCACTGGTTTGCACCCAATTTTATAAAATATGCCGGGCCTCTCACAGCAAATGACCTTCCTGTTGATGCTCACCAGCTTGTGGCCCTCTGCGCGCCAAGACCGCTTTTTATAAGCGTCGGTTCTGCCACGGAAGAAGGGACATGGGTTGATGCAAAGGGTATGTTCCTTGCCGGTGTTCATGCAAGCCCGGTATATGAACTTCTCGGTAGAAAAGGGCTTGAAACAGACCAGTTTCCACCGGAAAAAACATCCCTTATAATGGGTGACATCGCATTCAGGCAGCATGAGGGCGGCCACACAGTCATACCCAACTGGCCCTATTTTATAGAATTTGCTGAAAGGTATTTTTAAGGAAAGAGATAATGTGTACTAAAAATATCTTGGTAATAGATGATGACCCTGTACTGGTCAAGCTGATAAGTGAGATGCTTGATATCCTCGGTTATAAATCAGTTACAAGCATCAGCAGTTCTGAAGGGTTTAAACTTTTCTGTGATGCCCCTGATGATTTTGATCTGGTTATTACAGATATGTCTATGCCTGAAATGAATGGAGACATACTGGCAGGCAGGATCATCTCTATACGCAAGAACATCCCCATTATCCTGTGCACAGGGTTCAATGAAAATGTCTCAGAGGAAGATGCAAAATCTAAAGGCATATGCGAGATTGTCCTCAAACCTGTAAACATGAAGACCCTTTCTGATGTGGTCATCAAGGCCATTGCGAACAGGTAGGTCCAGGCTATAATCATAACCCCTGAATCAGAGATATGGGTAAAAGAGCCAGGCAATGGCATCCCTGGTGCGGACAGCAATGGGGCGGGAGTCCATTTCAGCAAGGGTTACCTCTCTTGATATCTTAATCCTGTCAATTATGTGTTCTGAAATGTTTTCAGTGAACTCTCTGTCATACACCTCAACAGCCAGTTCAAAGTTGAGCCTGAGGCTTCTTGCATCCATATTTGCGGTACCGATCATGGCATATAAGTCATCAACAACAAAGAGCTTTGTATGGACAAAGGGGGGTGGCTGGTAATAGACCTTTACGCCCCTTATAAGGAGTTCCCAGAGCATATTCCTTGTAGCCCAGTGCACATATGGAAGATTGTTTTTTTCAGGAAGCAGGATAGAGACCTCTACACCTTTAAGAGATGCGGTCTGGAGCGCAGATATCATCTCGCGATTTGGCAGAAAATAGGGTGTCATTATCATTATGCGTTTTCTTGCTGAAGATATTGCCCCTGTTAAAATAGTTGCTAGCTTGTTAAAATCTTCATCAGGGCCTTCAGATATAATGCGGCATCTTGCGCCCACTTCATCCGCTGCCTTATAAGGTTCCGCCTCTATATTTTGCCCTGTTATAAATCTCCAGTCTGCTATAAAGACCTTTTCTATCTGTGAGACAACAGGCCCTTCGATCCTGAAATGTACATCTATTACCTTTTTTCTGTTGAAGGGGTCATTCACCAGATTATATGAACCAATGTTTATGCCGCCTGTAAAGGCTATCTTACTGTCTGCAACCAGGATCTTGCGGTGATTTCTAAGATTGATATGTATGGATGGAGGAAAAAGCGCAGGTGGGATATACCTCGCAAAATCTATTCTCTGTTTTTTTAAAAGCATCCCTGCAACAGGAAATGAATAGTATTCACCTATTCCATCAATAATTACCTTTACATCAACCCCTCTTCCTTTTGCCTTTGTTA
Encoded proteins:
- a CDS encoding acetylxylan esterase, yielding MNKNMIILAMLLLFTSINTSAQMPKIDWEAIQKENAKDHALMMNMLGITEIRPGPSGDPKAPNAANSDESKATTYTTLPDPLVFLDGSRVTTPEQWEKRRKELFELFDKEVYGRIPANIPPVKWEIVEEKATTVEGIPVMERELKGHVDNSSYPSITVDIQMKLTTPAKAKNVPVIIEFGWIGPMFFNMPDPPKPTWQEQLLKKGWGYAILVPTSIQDDSGSGLTKGIIGLVNKGKPRKLDDWGALRAWAWGAGCAIDYFETIDDVDEKRVAIEGLSRYGKAALVAMAYEPRIAIGFIGSSGAGGAKILRRNFGEQVENLAASGEYHWFAPNFIKYAGPLTANDLPVDAHQLVALCAPRPLFISVGSATEEGTWVDAKGMFLAGVHASPVYELLGRKGLETDQFPPEKTSLIMGDIAFRQHEGGHTVIPNWPYFIEFAERYF
- a CDS encoding response regulator, coding for MCTKNILVIDDDPVLVKLISEMLDILGYKSVTSISSSEGFKLFCDAPDDFDLVITDMSMPEMNGDILAGRIISIRKNIPIILCTGFNENVSEEDAKSKGICEIVLKPVNMKTLSDVVIKAIANR
- the cls gene encoding cardiolipin synthase — protein: MELIQSTAIFYYILFTANLIITLLSAWHALLYKRDPRASLGWIAVIFMFPVFRYILYFLFGINRIRTRARILTGKIPITGFLPLEHASGIVSLPQSLVLLPQGCSEIANIADSITGIPLTSGNRIDILHNGDQAYPSMLDAIEKAERSLFLSTYIFKTDSTGREFIERLTKAKGRGVDVKVIIDGIGEYYSFPVAGMLLKKQRIDFARYIPPALFPPSIHINLRNHRKILVADSKIAFTGGINIGSYNLVNDPFNRKKVIDVHFRIEGPVVSQIEKVFIADWRFITGQNIEAEPYKAADEVGARCRIISEGPDEDFNKLATILTGAISSARKRIMIMTPYFLPNREMISALQTASLKGVEVSILLPEKNNLPYVHWATRNMLWELLIRGVKVYYQPPPFVHTKLFVVDDLYAMIGTANMDARSLRLNFELAVEVYDREFTENISEHIIDRIKISREVTLAEMDSRPIAVRTRDAIAWLFYPYL